A single region of the Plutella xylostella chromosome 26, ilPluXylo3.1, whole genome shotgun sequence genome encodes:
- the LOC105385699 gene encoding uncharacterized protein LOC105385699 translates to MAANAAIIAIHIIFIITLTHQTERKEEGYLRKVKDACYLHGEALSCVKYKAIKLAKNAIFPKVTNETIRASHMISFVPLDEETIRKFDAQDVSLNVSEGRGLLSEWSELTKYIVKVVKDFFKTKGLRVALPDGARAIEDDVEEEGRGKRKKLALVIPFLTLMAVLKAKLLLLPILLAVLLIKKLLLAAALLIPSLLHTLKACKVHHAPMHSYFGSADTSDFSTGYSNNFVSSSGYPKDWASNRAYALSKPRVTPQPGYVTAPGGMA, encoded by the exons ATGGCCGCGAACGCCGCAATCATCGCCATACACATCATATTCATCATAACCTTAACCCACCAAACAGAACGCAAAGAAGAGGGATACCTACGAAAAGTAAAAGACGCCTGCTATCTACACGGAGAAGCCTTATCTTGCGTCAAATACAAAGCTATAAAACTGGCGAAAAACGCAATTTTCCCCAAAGTGACCAACGAGACAATACGAGCCAGCCATATGATAAGTTTTGTTCCTTTAGATGAAGAGACTATACGGAAGTTTGATGCTCAAGATGTGAGTTTGAACGTAAGCGAAGGGAGAGGGCTGTTGTCAGAATGGTCAGAATTGACGAAATATATCGTGAAAGTGGTCAAGGACTTCTTCAAGACTAAAGGCTTGAGGGTGGCACTACCAGACGGCGCGAGGGCTATTGAAGACGATGTTGaag AAGAAGGAAGAGGGAAAAGGAAGAAGCTAGCGCTAGTCATCCCATTCCTGACTCTCATGGCAGTATTGAAGGCAAAACTTCTGCTGCTGCCGATTTTATTAGCAGTTCTTTTAATCAAGAAACTGCTTTTGGCAGCTGCTTTACTGATACCGAGTTTGCTTCACACACTTAAGGCTTGTAAG GTCCACCACGCGCCAATGCACTCCTACTTCGGCAGCGCCGACACTTCAGACTTCAGCACCGGCTATAGCAACAACTTCGTCTCCTCATCAGGGTACCCCAAGGACTGGGCGTCCAACCGTGCCTACGCACTGTCTAAacctagagtgaccccacagCCGGGATACGTGACCGCCCCTGGCGGGATGGCGTAG